In the genome of Tachysurus fulvidraco isolate hzauxx_2018 unplaced genomic scaffold, HZAU_PFXX_2.0 HiC_scaffold_56_np12, whole genome shotgun sequence, one region contains:
- the LOC113636187 gene encoding protein NYNRIN-like, with translation MDTQRPATKQALQAFLGLIKYCHHWIPDCSLYDKCLRAAVKHSDPSSAPLSWTSEMQAAFEALKRALCTAPTLGLPNYSLPFHLYVATQPGTASEMLEQERGGGGGFATFCNLDSVAQGLLACLCAVAACALMVTDAEKIVLSHPLILHTSHQRMPCSAFLMHRMIVWVTLIMIALLK, from the exons ATGGACACTCAGCGGCCTGCCACTAAACAGGCTTTACAGGCCTTCCTCGGCCTCATCAAATACTGCCACCACTGGATCCCAGACTGCTCTCTATATGACAAATGTCTGCGTGCTGCGGTGAAGCATTCTGATCCTTCATCCGCACCTCTCTCATGGACTTCAGAAATGCAGGCTGCTTTTGAGGCCTTGAAACGGGCCCTGTGTACAGCTCCTACTCTGGGACTCCCCAACTACAGCCTCCCTTTCCACCTGTATGTTGCGACTCAGCCAGGAACAGCCTCTGAGATGCTGGAGCAGGAacgtggtggggggggggggtttgcaACCTTTTGCAACCTCGACTCTGTGGCTCAGGGTTTGCTGGCCTGTCTATGTGCTGTTGCCGCCTGTGCTCTGATGGTAACTGATGCTGAAAAGATCGTTTTATCTCATCCTTTGAtcttacacacctcacatcag CGCATGCCCTGCAGCGCCTTCTTAATGCACAGGATGATTGTATGGGTGACTCTGATCATGATTGCCTTACTGAAATAG